In a single window of the Agromyces sp. H17E-10 genome:
- a CDS encoding NEW3 domain-containing protein, translating to MKRHHAILLTSLVAAAVLLTPGTALAATMGNGDSGSPAAAAATGSTAAADAATKLEVGDPSIAIDTERGKIDVMGIWAHPDDDAGFTTPCGVWHDLYGVRCGIIMATRGEGGSNSVGPEAGPDLGLRRENEDRTSHVRSGTIDIFNLDRVDFFYNTSAALTAKVWDADETLRRTVRIIRETQPEILVGSTPSLAAGHGNHQYAQGRMIWEAAAAAADPEMFPEQLTGLGAVDTWQVKKILAGGLTTGAGGTAAPNCNTGFTPAATNPFTVVGTWTGYDSPYTWAEGNVQGQQAGTAKTWAQVGREGGRAHPTQARVMEKGLTNPSCQRYGVSQSIVPMQPNSAPASANDDAVLYGAVVADPGGMPLGSQFALAVDEYYQAPGEPFDVTVSARSGEGDLDGGTVSLAVPAGWQVSEPVTIDGIGDEDAATATFTVTPASNAAVGVYKLAASFDGEVTAYNDTRIELVAPVEGRFERWGNMAEYEQWTRDHDAYVGGRSGAVAQIGAGETMTVPVEVTNRTAATESGQVALTVPAGFVADAASKSFTGLAPGDTATVEFVVTHTDPADPGSRTVTFTATTTSGAGTSTENETVYLVPTVVIPELASAPTVDGAADDVYTGAPVDIGTRWEGAACAADGVDCGDGSLAKLGWFDDALYAQIRVTDDVASAAATPDRCFGHWLVDSVELLLDPRGDSVDTSTTFKLGMFPFTDDAEGANGNGENGPCWSRDADNHQGFSTGPLAETVEGGLNAPGVEVAVEVVREADGSYAGGGYDLEVKVPLADLPAAVGPTSAVPSGDAAANDVDPSYLGLNVTPYDSDTQDFIGQTRTAWSAFGSQQSEPYRWGHAYLDGYTPPADRSTEASAPIIPDTALQGVQSPQTVAQSATRGGTISGVQPSDAMSVTDVKIQQKNVRISVDAEQAGTVRVFLWKGDTTFIPVWTSSCAGDVYGFEACSPTDGAAPPWAPDMSGRLLGTFEQSVDAGKAKLTVPIDAGVRAALADDARILVSYAERDGVDAGDGVNAWSFPIEASRPGKG from the coding sequence ATGAAACGACATCACGCCATCCTGCTGACCTCGCTGGTCGCGGCCGCCGTGCTCTTGACGCCCGGCACCGCGCTCGCGGCGACGATGGGCAACGGCGACTCCGGCTCGCCCGCCGCGGCTGCCGCGACCGGGTCGACCGCCGCGGCCGACGCCGCCACCAAGCTCGAGGTCGGCGACCCCTCGATCGCGATCGACACCGAGCGGGGCAAGATCGACGTCATGGGCATCTGGGCCCACCCCGACGACGACGCCGGGTTCACGACACCGTGCGGCGTCTGGCACGACCTGTACGGCGTGCGCTGCGGCATCATCATGGCCACCCGTGGCGAGGGCGGCTCGAACTCGGTCGGCCCCGAGGCCGGCCCCGACCTCGGCCTGCGCCGCGAGAACGAGGACCGCACCTCGCACGTGCGCTCGGGCACGATCGACATCTTCAACCTCGACCGCGTCGACTTCTTCTACAACACCTCGGCGGCGCTCACCGCGAAGGTGTGGGACGCCGACGAGACGCTGCGCCGCACGGTGCGCATCATCCGCGAGACCCAGCCCGAGATCCTCGTCGGCTCGACGCCGTCGCTCGCGGCCGGGCACGGCAACCACCAGTACGCGCAGGGCCGCATGATCTGGGAGGCCGCGGCGGCCGCCGCCGATCCCGAGATGTTCCCCGAGCAGCTCACCGGCCTGGGGGCCGTCGACACCTGGCAGGTGAAGAAGATCCTCGCCGGCGGCCTGACCACCGGCGCGGGCGGCACCGCCGCGCCGAACTGCAACACGGGCTTCACGCCCGCCGCGACGAACCCGTTCACGGTCGTCGGCACCTGGACCGGTTACGACTCGCCGTACACCTGGGCCGAGGGCAACGTGCAGGGCCAGCAGGCCGGCACCGCCAAGACGTGGGCGCAGGTCGGCCGCGAGGGCGGTCGCGCGCACCCGACGCAGGCGCGCGTGATGGAGAAGGGCCTCACCAACCCGAGCTGCCAGCGCTACGGCGTCTCGCAGTCGATCGTGCCGATGCAGCCCAACAGCGCACCGGCCTCGGCGAACGACGACGCGGTGCTCTACGGCGCGGTCGTCGCCGACCCGGGCGGCATGCCGCTCGGCTCGCAGTTCGCGCTCGCGGTCGACGAGTACTACCAGGCGCCGGGCGAACCGTTCGACGTCACCGTCTCGGCGCGCTCCGGCGAGGGCGACCTCGACGGCGGCACGGTGAGCCTCGCGGTGCCGGCCGGCTGGCAGGTCTCCGAACCCGTCACGATCGACGGCATCGGCGACGAGGATGCCGCCACGGCGACCTTCACCGTCACCCCGGCGTCGAACGCCGCGGTCGGCGTGTACAAGCTCGCAGCATCCTTCGACGGCGAGGTCACGGCGTACAACGACACCCGCATCGAGCTCGTCGCACCCGTCGAGGGCCGCTTCGAGCGCTGGGGCAACATGGCCGAGTACGAGCAGTGGACCCGCGACCACGACGCCTACGTCGGCGGCCGTTCGGGTGCCGTCGCCCAGATCGGTGCCGGTGAGACCATGACCGTGCCGGTCGAGGTGACGAACCGCACCGCGGCGACCGAGTCGGGCCAGGTCGCGCTGACCGTGCCCGCCGGGTTCGTCGCCGACGCGGCATCCAAGTCGTTCACGGGGCTCGCCCCGGGCGACACCGCGACGGTCGAGTTCGTCGTCACCCACACCGACCCGGCCGACCCGGGCAGCCGCACGGTGACGTTCACCGCGACGACGACCTCGGGTGCGGGCACGTCGACCGAGAACGAGACGGTGTACCTCGTGCCCACGGTCGTGATCCCCGAGCTCGCCTCGGCGCCGACCGTCGACGGCGCGGCCGACGACGTCTACACGGGCGCGCCCGTCGACATCGGCACCCGCTGGGAGGGCGCGGCCTGCGCCGCCGACGGCGTCGACTGCGGCGACGGCAGCCTCGCGAAGCTCGGCTGGTTCGACGACGCGCTCTACGCGCAGATCCGCGTGACCGACGACGTCGCGAGCGCGGCGGCGACGCCCGACCGGTGCTTCGGCCACTGGCTCGTCGACTCGGTCGAGCTGCTGCTCGACCCGCGCGGCGACTCGGTCGACACGTCGACGACGTTCAAGCTCGGCATGTTCCCCTTCACCGACGATGCCGAGGGCGCCAACGGCAACGGCGAGAACGGCCCGTGCTGGTCGCGCGACGCCGACAACCACCAGGGGTTCTCGACTGGCCCGCTCGCCGAGACCGTCGAGGGCGGGCTCAACGCCCCCGGCGTCGAGGTGGCGGTCGAGGTCGTGCGCGAGGCCGACGGCAGCTACGCCGGCGGCGGCTACGACCTCGAGGTGAAGGTGCCGCTCGCGGACCTGCCCGCGGCCGTGGGGCCGACGAGCGCCGTCCCGTCGGGCGACGCCGCGGCGAACGACGTCGACCCGAGCTACCTCGGGCTCAACGTCACGCCGTACGACTCCGACACGCAGGACTTCATCGGCCAGACCCGCACCGCGTGGTCGGCCTTCGGAAGCCAGCAGTCGGAGCCGTACCGCTGGGGTCACGCCTACCTCGACGGCTACACGCCGCCGGCCGACCGGTCGACCGAGGCCTCGGCGCCGATCATCCCCGACACCGCCCTGCAGGGTGTGCAGTCGCCGCAGACGGTCGCCCAGTCGGCCACCCGCGGCGGCACGATCTCGGGGGTGCAGCCGAGTGACGCCATGAGCGTGACCGACGTCAAGATCCAGCAGAAGAACGTGCGCATCTCGGTCGACGCAGAGCAGGCGGGAACCGTGCGCGTCTTCCTCTGGAAGGGCGACACGACGTTCATCCCGGTGTGGACCTCGAGCTGCGCCGGCGACGTGTACGGCTTCGAGGCGTGCTCGCCGACCGACGGTGCAGCACCGCCGTGGGCGCCCGACATGAGCGGTCGCCTGCTCGGCACGTTCGAGCAGAGCGTCGACGCGGGCAAGGCCAAGCTGACCGTGCCGATCGACGCCGGCGTGCGCGCCGCGCTCGCCGATGACGCCCGCATCCTCGTCTCGTACGCGGAGCGCGACGGCGTCGACGCGGGCGACGGGGTCAACGCGTGGAGCTTCCCGATCGAGGCATCCCGCCCCGGCAAGGGCTGA
- a CDS encoding carbohydrate ABC transporter permease, with translation MKVSPIERGANYVVLIGFALIVLGPIAVIVSLAFGPQSASAAREGGLFHPENFPEAWEIGRFGQYMLTSLVVAVIVVIVAVLASILAGYALGTMKFRGATVVFYVFLLGIMVPTEAFIVPLYFDLRVVGLTNTVWGVALPQIAMSIAFGTYWMRTYFRTSSRALIDAARLDGAGSMRILWQVLVPIGRPAILTLVLLTFMWTWNEFLIPLVMSPNGSVRTAPLGLAFFQGQYTQGTALLAAGAVIVALPIVLLYVFLQRHFIKGMIEGAVRE, from the coding sequence ATGAAGGTGTCCCCGATCGAACGGGGCGCGAACTACGTCGTGCTCATCGGGTTCGCGCTCATCGTGCTCGGCCCCATCGCCGTCATCGTGTCGCTCGCGTTCGGCCCGCAGAGCGCGTCGGCCGCGCGCGAGGGCGGACTGTTCCACCCCGAGAACTTCCCCGAGGCGTGGGAGATCGGCCGTTTCGGCCAGTACATGCTGACCTCGCTCGTCGTCGCCGTGATCGTCGTGATCGTCGCCGTGCTCGCGTCGATCCTCGCCGGGTATGCGCTCGGCACGATGAAGTTCCGCGGGGCGACCGTGGTGTTCTACGTGTTCCTGCTCGGCATCATGGTGCCGACCGAGGCGTTCATCGTGCCGCTCTACTTCGACCTGCGGGTCGTCGGGCTGACGAACACGGTGTGGGGCGTCGCCCTGCCGCAGATCGCGATGTCGATCGCGTTCGGCACGTACTGGATGCGGACGTACTTCCGCACCTCGAGTCGCGCGCTCATCGACGCCGCCCGCCTCGACGGCGCGGGGTCGATGCGCATCCTGTGGCAGGTGCTCGTGCCGATCGGGCGACCGGCGATCCTCACGCTCGTGCTGCTGACGTTCATGTGGACGTGGAACGAGTTCCTGATCCCGCTCGTGATGTCGCCGAACGGCTCGGTGCGCACCGCGCCGCTCGGGCTCGCGTTCTTCCAGGGCCAGTACACGCAGGGCACGGCGCTGCTCGCGGCGGGCGCCGTCATCGTCGCGTTGCCGATCGTGCTGCTCTACGTGTTCCTGCAGCGCCACTTCATCAAGGGCATGATCGAGGGCGCCGTGCGCGAGTGA
- a CDS encoding carbohydrate ABC transporter permease, translating into MSSGTTTVGRSASRRSARSAWVPWAYLAPAILLYGAFLLFPLGRAAQFSLFQWDGLGASTFVGLDNYAEIIADPRLREAFWHALVLVFFYAVLPLGIGLLLASLLTRAQVRGLGFFRSVIFLPQVIAMVVVAVTWRQIYAPDGPLNGFLRLIGLGSLARPWLGDYTFTLPAVGLIGTWVCTGLVTVLLMAGMSRVPRELYEAARLDGSGPVREFFAITLPMVRGEITVALTLTIVAALKTFDLVYVTTSGGPGTSTTVPSFEIYRRAFQLGEVGVATAVGVVLTLIVFAINAVVNVIGDRK; encoded by the coding sequence ATGAGTAGCGGCACGACCACGGTCGGGCGGAGCGCCTCGCGGCGTTCCGCCCGATCGGCGTGGGTTCCCTGGGCGTACCTCGCGCCCGCCATCCTGCTCTACGGCGCCTTCCTGCTCTTCCCGCTCGGCCGCGCCGCGCAGTTCTCCCTCTTCCAGTGGGACGGGCTCGGCGCCTCCACCTTCGTGGGGCTCGACAACTACGCCGAGATCATCGCCGACCCGCGACTGCGCGAGGCGTTCTGGCACGCCCTCGTGCTCGTCTTCTTCTACGCGGTGCTGCCGCTCGGCATCGGACTGCTGCTCGCGAGCCTGCTCACCCGGGCGCAGGTGCGCGGGCTCGGGTTCTTCCGCAGCGTGATCTTCCTGCCGCAGGTCATCGCGATGGTGGTCGTCGCCGTCACCTGGCGGCAGATCTACGCGCCCGACGGACCGCTCAACGGGTTCCTGCGCCTGATCGGGCTCGGGTCGCTCGCGCGGCCGTGGCTCGGCGACTACACGTTCACGCTGCCCGCGGTCGGCCTCATCGGCACGTGGGTCTGCACGGGCCTCGTGACCGTGCTGCTCATGGCCGGCATGAGCCGGGTGCCGCGCGAGCTCTACGAGGCCGCGCGTCTCGACGGCTCGGGGCCCGTGCGCGAGTTCTTCGCGATCACGTTGCCGATGGTGCGCGGCGAGATCACGGTCGCACTCACGCTCACGATCGTCGCCGCGCTCAAGACCTTCGACCTCGTCTACGTGACCACGAGCGGCGGGCCGGGCACCTCGACGACGGTGCCGAGCTTCGAGATCTACCGGCGGGCGTTCCAACTGGGCGAGGTCGGGGTCGCGACCGCCGTCGGCGTCGTGCTGACGCTCATCGTCTTCGCCATCAACGCCGTCGTGAACGTGATCGGAGACCGCAAATGA
- a CDS encoding ABC transporter substrate-binding protein — protein sequence MRRNTRLTAVALTGAALVVALTSCAPGTGAPTGTADTGDISTDISGVGDVTLTVWDQEVRGGQNEQMEQLNKAFMEKYPNVTIDRNSQSFDDLATTLRLALTDEDAPDVVQANNGRNTMGQFVAAQQLRPLDDYAEAYGWTDRYSPSVLQYSTYSDDAKVFGDGSLYGLPQVGEVVGVFYSKSKLEELGLEVPTDWSEFDAALKSAKAAGETPMLLGNIEKWPALHVFGPVQGDDVDPEVITDLGLGNAGQSWTTPENVAAATTLQEWVDAGYFNDGVNGTDYDAAWQSLAAGDGVFLIGGSWLAADLADAMGDDVGFFIPNTGDGTPATTGGTGLPFTITSAADNTDVAAAYIDFITSDDAMQVLADTGNLPVNRTAELAPSEGVMADVFTVFGDVTGKGALLPYLDYATPTFGDTMGQALQDLLAGQTTPEKFTETLEADYSEFVASNE from the coding sequence ATGAGACGGAACACCCGACTGACCGCGGTGGCGCTGACCGGCGCCGCGCTCGTCGTCGCCCTCACGAGCTGCGCCCCCGGCACCGGCGCCCCCACGGGCACCGCCGACACCGGCGACATCAGCACCGACATCTCGGGCGTGGGCGACGTGACGCTCACCGTCTGGGACCAGGAGGTGCGCGGCGGCCAGAACGAGCAGATGGAACAGCTCAACAAGGCCTTCATGGAGAAGTACCCGAACGTCACGATCGACCGCAACTCGCAGTCGTTCGACGACCTCGCCACGACGCTGCGGCTCGCCCTCACCGACGAGGACGCCCCCGACGTCGTGCAGGCGAACAACGGCCGCAACACCATGGGCCAGTTCGTCGCCGCGCAGCAGCTGCGCCCGCTCGACGACTACGCCGAGGCGTACGGCTGGACCGACCGCTACTCGCCCTCGGTGCTGCAGTACTCGACCTACAGCGACGACGCGAAGGTGTTCGGCGACGGCAGCCTCTACGGCCTGCCCCAGGTGGGCGAGGTCGTCGGCGTCTTCTACTCGAAGTCCAAGCTCGAGGAACTCGGCCTCGAGGTGCCGACCGACTGGAGCGAGTTCGACGCGGCCCTCAAGTCCGCGAAGGCCGCGGGGGAGACCCCGATGCTGCTCGGCAACATCGAGAAGTGGCCCGCGCTGCACGTGTTCGGCCCGGTGCAGGGCGACGACGTCGACCCCGAGGTCATCACCGACCTCGGCCTCGGCAACGCAGGCCAGAGCTGGACCACCCCCGAGAACGTCGCCGCCGCGACGACCCTGCAGGAGTGGGTCGACGCCGGCTACTTCAACGACGGCGTGAACGGCACCGACTACGACGCGGCCTGGCAGTCGCTCGCGGCCGGCGACGGCGTGTTCCTCATCGGCGGGTCGTGGCTCGCCGCCGACCTCGCCGACGCGATGGGCGACGACGTCGGGTTCTTCATCCCGAACACCGGCGACGGCACGCCCGCGACCACCGGCGGCACCGGCCTGCCGTTCACGATCACCTCGGCCGCCGACAACACCGACGTGGCCGCTGCGTACATCGACTTCATCACGAGCGACGACGCGATGCAGGTGCTCGCCGACACCGGCAACCTGCCCGTCAACCGCACCGCCGAGCTCGCACCGAGCGAGGGCGTGATGGCCGACGTGTTCACCGTGTTCGGCGACGTCACCGGCAAGGGCGCCCTGCTTCCGTACCTCGACTACGCGACGCCGACCTTCGGCGACACGATGGGTCAGGCGCTGCAGGACCTGCTCGCCGGCCAGACGACGCCCGAGAAGTTCACCGAGACCCTCGAGGCCGACTACTCGGAGTTCGTCGCGAGCAATGAGTAG
- a CDS encoding carbohydrate kinase family protein — MAERVVDGTVDVLLTGPVFFDLVMTGVAGAPRPGTEIYADALATSPGGVANLAVATARLGLSTSLAATLGDDVYGRWCWEFLGDREGVDLGRSRLVPGWPTPVTVSIASGDDRSMVTREEPSPFTAAELVGDGTRARAAFVDLGAARGGRGDDAWWRTAAHAGTKVFADLGWDATERWDPADLGPLADCFAFTPNETEAMAYTRTDSAAAAARALAERVPLVVVTRGEQGAVAIDAARGEEVTVAAVPSNGRDATGAGDVFGAALVYGTLHELPLADRLSFAALCAALAVEHAGGAVGAPGRGDLADWWQHTRDGADRELARRFAFMDDAFPEASGRRRAELTFPFADYGSTAARRSNPEKRGTS; from the coding sequence GTGGCAGAACGGGTGGTCGACGGCACCGTCGACGTGCTCCTCACCGGGCCGGTCTTCTTCGACCTGGTGATGACCGGCGTGGCCGGAGCACCGCGGCCCGGCACCGAGATCTACGCCGACGCGCTCGCCACGAGCCCCGGCGGCGTCGCCAATCTCGCCGTCGCGACCGCCCGCCTCGGGCTCAGCACCTCGCTCGCCGCGACGCTCGGCGACGACGTCTACGGCCGCTGGTGCTGGGAGTTCCTCGGCGACCGCGAGGGCGTCGACCTCGGCCGCTCGCGCCTCGTGCCCGGCTGGCCGACCCCCGTCACGGTCTCCATCGCGTCGGGCGACGACCGCAGCATGGTCACCCGCGAGGAACCCTCGCCGTTCACCGCTGCCGAACTCGTCGGCGACGGCACCCGCGCCCGCGCCGCCTTCGTCGACCTCGGCGCCGCGCGCGGCGGCCGCGGCGACGACGCCTGGTGGCGCACCGCCGCGCACGCGGGCACCAAGGTCTTCGCCGACCTCGGGTGGGATGCGACGGAGCGATGGGACCCGGCCGACCTCGGCCCGCTCGCCGACTGCTTCGCGTTCACCCCCAACGAGACCGAGGCGATGGCCTACACGCGCACCGACTCGGCCGCCGCCGCGGCCCGCGCACTCGCCGAACGCGTGCCCCTCGTCGTCGTCACCCGCGGCGAGCAGGGGGCCGTCGCGATCGACGCCGCCCGCGGTGAAGAGGTCACCGTTGCGGCCGTGCCCTCGAACGGCCGCGATGCCACGGGTGCGGGCGACGTCTTCGGCGCGGCCCTCGTCTACGGCACCCTGCACGAACTGCCGCTCGCCGATCGGCTCTCGTTCGCAGCGCTGTGCGCCGCGCTCGCGGTCGAGCACGCCGGCGGAGCGGTCGGTGCGCCCGGCCGGGGCGACCTCGCCGACTGGTGGCAGCACACGCGCGACGGGGCCGACCGCGAGCTCGCGCGCCGGTTCGCGTTCATGGACGACGCCTTCCCCGAGGCATCCGGGCGCCGCAGAGCGGAGCTCACCTTCCCCTTCGCCGACTACGGCTCCACAGCAGCCCGGCGATCGAATCCCGAGAAGAGAGGTACATCATGA
- a CDS encoding DeoR/GlpR family DNA-binding transcription regulator produces MLTATRQAQILNSLRTDGEVTVEELAVQFGVSLSTIRRDLNALSAEGLLRRVRGGGSIEPDQIPFTDVERQHAPEKSRVAERAAELVADGDVVIIDIGTTTALLAAQLRGRRITVVTSSLAVIDELRDDDDVELIVLGGAVRKNYNSMIGTLTEQALAQIRATMCFLGTSGIRADGTISDTTGMEVPVKRAMIESSQRTVVLADASKFPGVGVLSVCGPEQISAVVTNDDADAATLDLLREAGVEVMTA; encoded by the coding sequence ATGCTCACAGCAACGCGACAGGCTCAGATCCTGAACTCCCTGCGCACCGACGGCGAAGTCACCGTCGAAGAGCTCGCCGTGCAGTTCGGCGTCTCGCTCTCGACGATCCGCCGCGACCTCAACGCCCTCAGCGCCGAGGGCCTGCTGCGCCGCGTGCGCGGGGGCGGCAGCATCGAGCCCGACCAGATCCCGTTCACCGACGTCGAGCGCCAGCACGCGCCCGAGAAGTCGCGGGTCGCCGAGCGGGCGGCCGAGCTCGTCGCCGACGGCGACGTCGTCATCATCGACATCGGCACGACGACCGCGCTGCTCGCGGCCCAGCTGCGCGGCCGACGCATCACGGTCGTCACCTCGAGCCTCGCCGTCATCGATGAACTGCGCGACGACGACGACGTCGAGCTCATCGTGCTCGGCGGCGCGGTGCGCAAGAACTACAACTCCATGATCGGCACGCTCACCGAGCAGGCGCTCGCGCAGATCCGGGCGACCATGTGCTTCCTCGGCACGAGCGGCATCCGCGCCGACGGCACCATCAGTGACACGACCGGCATGGAGGTGCCCGTCAAACGGGCGATGATCGAGTCGTCGCAACGCACGGTCGTGCTGGCCGACGCGTCGAAGTTCCCGGGCGTGGGCGTGCTGAGCGTGTGCGGGCCCGAGCAGATCTCGGCGGTCGTCACCAACGACGATGCGGATGCCGCGACCCTCGACCTCCTCCGCGAAGCGGGAGTCGAGGTGATGACGGCGTGA
- a CDS encoding 6-phospho-beta-glucosidase, which yields MKLTIIGGGGFRVPQVFEAVAADDAPVRIDELALYDVSADRLEIIGAILARLAAERRHVPTITTTTDLDEALRGADFIFSAVRIGGTRGRILDERTALELGVLGQETVGPGGLAYALRTVPFMTRLAETIRRVAPEAWVINFTNPAGIVTEAMQRVLGERVVGICDTPIGLMRRAAAAAGSSADAITFDYVGLNHLGWLRSITAGGDDLLPRLLGSDASLESIEEARLMGFDWVRAIGALPNEYLYYYYFTREATARISAAATTRGEFIDRQQAQFYSAPGDDPLATWLQARHDRESSYMAESREADEERHASDVDGGGYHQVALDLMAALASGRPSTMILNVRNNTLVPQLPEDAVVEVGCVVDADGVHPWPIAPVRGDMLGLMTQVKSAERLVIGAVHEGSRELAWRGFAAHPLVDSVGVARSLVDRYSQAFPEIGETLTA from the coding sequence GTGAAGCTCACGATCATCGGCGGCGGCGGGTTCCGCGTTCCCCAGGTGTTCGAGGCGGTCGCCGCCGACGACGCCCCCGTGCGCATCGACGAACTCGCACTCTACGACGTGTCGGCCGACCGGCTCGAGATCATCGGAGCGATCCTGGCGCGCTTGGCGGCCGAGCGCCGTCACGTGCCGACGATCACGACGACGACCGACCTCGACGAGGCGCTGCGCGGCGCCGACTTCATCTTCAGCGCGGTTCGCATCGGCGGCACCCGCGGCCGCATCCTCGACGAGCGCACCGCACTGGAGCTCGGCGTGCTCGGCCAGGAGACGGTCGGCCCCGGCGGCCTCGCGTACGCCCTGCGCACGGTGCCGTTCATGACGCGCCTCGCCGAGACGATCCGCCGGGTCGCCCCCGAGGCGTGGGTCATCAACTTCACGAACCCGGCCGGCATCGTCACCGAGGCGATGCAGCGCGTGCTCGGCGAGCGGGTCGTCGGCATCTGCGACACCCCGATCGGCCTCATGCGCCGCGCGGCTGCGGCCGCCGGCAGCTCGGCCGACGCGATCACGTTCGACTACGTCGGCCTCAACCACCTCGGCTGGTTGCGGTCGATCACGGCGGGCGGCGACGACCTGCTGCCCCGCCTGCTCGGGTCGGATGCCTCGCTCGAGTCGATCGAAGAGGCGAGGCTCATGGGCTTCGACTGGGTGCGCGCGATCGGCGCGCTGCCGAACGAGTACCTGTACTACTACTACTTCACGCGGGAGGCGACGGCGCGCATCAGCGCGGCCGCGACGACGCGCGGCGAGTTCATCGACCGCCAGCAGGCGCAGTTCTATTCGGCGCCGGGCGACGACCCGCTCGCCACCTGGCTGCAGGCGCGCCACGACCGCGAGTCGAGCTACATGGCCGAGAGCCGCGAGGCCGACGAGGAGCGCCACGCCTCCGACGTCGACGGCGGCGGCTACCACCAGGTCGCGCTCGACCTCATGGCGGCGCTCGCGAGCGGCCGCCCGTCGACCATGATCCTCAACGTGCGCAACAACACCCTCGTGCCGCAGTTGCCCGAGGACGCGGTCGTCGAGGTCGGCTGCGTCGTCGACGCCGACGGGGTGCACCCGTGGCCGATCGCACCCGTGCGCGGCGACATGCTGGGACTCATGACGCAGGTGAAGTCGGCCGAGCGGCTCGTCATCGGTGCCGTGCACGAGGGGTCGCGCGAGCTCGCCTGGCGCGGCTTCGCCGCGCACCCGCTCGTCGACTCGGTCGGCGTCGCGCGCTCGCTCGTCGACCGCTACAGCCAGGCGTTCCCCGAGATCGGCGAGACGCTCACGGCGTAG
- a CDS encoding VOC family protein: MDTEDQQRLTSIRSITLEVDDPDAAARFYDEAFELGDRLRLRRSDAPTSGFRGFTMSLIVAQPADVLHLFDAAVAAGATVLKPAEKSLWGFGGIVQAPDGTIWQMASESKKDTGPATHRIENVVLLLGADDVSASKRIYADRGLTVAKSIGGYVDFAMGDSPIGLGLYKRRSLAKTVGVAADGTGSHRVEINGDAAAFVDPDGFAWAPAPE; the protein is encoded by the coding sequence ATGGACACCGAAGACCAGCAACGGCTCACGTCGATCCGCTCGATCACGCTCGAGGTCGACGACCCCGACGCCGCCGCCCGGTTCTACGACGAGGCCTTCGAGCTCGGCGATCGGCTGCGGCTCAGGCGATCGGATGCCCCGACGAGCGGCTTCCGCGGATTCACGATGTCGCTCATCGTCGCCCAGCCGGCCGACGTCCTGCACCTGTTCGACGCGGCCGTCGCCGCCGGTGCGACCGTGCTGAAGCCCGCCGAGAAGTCGCTCTGGGGGTTCGGCGGCATCGTGCAGGCACCCGACGGCACCATCTGGCAGATGGCGAGCGAGTCGAAGAAGGACACCGGCCCCGCCACGCATCGCATCGAGAACGTCGTGCTGCTGCTCGGCGCCGACGACGTGTCGGCGAGCAAGCGCATCTACGCAGACCGCGGCCTCACCGTCGCGAAGAGCATCGGCGGCTACGTCGACTTCGCCATGGGCGACAGCCCGATCGGCCTCGGGCTCTACAAGCGTCGCTCGCTCGCGAAGACCGTGGGCGTCGCGGCCGACGGCACCGGTTCGCATCGGGTGGAGATCAACGGGGATGCCGCGGCCTTCGTCGACCCAGACGGCTTCGCGTGGGCGCCGGCGCCGGAGTGA
- a CDS encoding DUF2188 domain-containing protein: protein MAKGDIETRSNRGQWENHVEDSPELSQSFASREEAVEEGERLALAMGTRHTVIDAEPTGAITDEGDTTAG, encoded by the coding sequence ATGGCCAAGGGAGACATCGAGACCCGCTCGAACCGCGGGCAGTGGGAGAACCACGTCGAAGACTCACCGGAGCTCTCGCAGAGCTTCGCGAGTCGCGAGGAGGCCGTCGAGGAGGGCGAGCGGCTCGCACTCGCGATGGGCACCCGGCACACCGTGATCGACGCAGAGCCGACCGGCGCCATCACCGACGAGGGCGACACGACCGCGGGCTGA